One window from the genome of Alnus glutinosa chromosome 13, dhAlnGlut1.1, whole genome shotgun sequence encodes:
- the LOC133853714 gene encoding haloacid dehalogenase-like hydrolase domain-containing protein Sgpp isoform X2, with product MLQEIGFNGGVPITEEFFAENIAGKHNDDIAAFLFPDDIQWGLKFTDDKETMFRRLAKEQLEPVSGIYKVKKWIEDRGLKRAAVTNAPRPNAELMISRLGLSDFFEAVILGSECDHAKPHPEPYLKALEILNVSKDHTFVFEDSVSGIKAGVAAGMPVVGLTTRNSERSLMEAKPTFLIKNYDDPKLWAALEELDKKSGTSTDAA from the exons ATGCTTCAAGAG ATTGGATTTAATGGAGGGGTTCCAATTACTGAGGAATTCTTCGCTGAGAATATTGCTGGCAAGCATAACGATGATATTGCTGCATTCCTCTTCCCTGATGATATTCAATGGGGCTTAAAGTTCACGGATGATAAGGAAACCATGTTCCGAAG ATTGGCCAAAGAACAGCTGGAGCCTGTGAGTGGCATATATAAAGTGAAAAAATGGATTGAAGATCGAGGGTTGAAACGGGCTGCAGTTACCAATGCTCCGAGACCAAATGCCGAACTCATGATCTCAAGACTTGGCCTGTCAGATTTCTTCGAAGCTGTTATTCTCGGAAGCGAATGTGACCATGCCAAGCCACACCCAGAACCTTACTTGAAAGCCCTTGAAATACTCAATGTATCAAAGGATCACACTTTTGTATTTGAG GACTCTGTTTCGGGAATTAAAGCTGGAGTGGCGGCTGGTATGCCGGTAGTTGGTCTAACTACTAGGAATTCAGAACGCTCTCTGATGGAAGCAAAGCCTACCTTCCTTATAAAGAATTATGATGATCCAAAATTGTGGGCAGCCTTAGAAGAACTTGATAAGAAATCAGGTACTTCTACAGATGCAGCTTGA
- the LOC133853714 gene encoding haloacid dehalogenase-like hydrolase domain-containing protein Sgpp isoform X1, with protein sequence MAATCGENSESKSCLAGLAPLQAVLFDVDGTLCDSDPLHWYAFREMLQEIGFNGGVPITEEFFAENIAGKHNDDIAAFLFPDDIQWGLKFTDDKETMFRRLAKEQLEPVSGIYKVKKWIEDRGLKRAAVTNAPRPNAELMISRLGLSDFFEAVILGSECDHAKPHPEPYLKALEILNVSKDHTFVFEDSVSGIKAGVAAGMPVVGLTTRNSERSLMEAKPTFLIKNYDDPKLWAALEELDKKSGTSTDAA encoded by the exons ATGGCGGCCACATGTGGTGAAAATTCTGAGAG CAAAAGTTGTCTCGCTGGACTTGCTCCTCTTCAAGCAGTACTATTTGATGTAGATGGAACTTTATGTGATTCAGATCCACTCCACTGGTATGCCTTCCGTGAAATGCTTCAAGAG ATTGGATTTAATGGAGGGGTTCCAATTACTGAGGAATTCTTCGCTGAGAATATTGCTGGCAAGCATAACGATGATATTGCTGCATTCCTCTTCCCTGATGATATTCAATGGGGCTTAAAGTTCACGGATGATAAGGAAACCATGTTCCGAAG ATTGGCCAAAGAACAGCTGGAGCCTGTGAGTGGCATATATAAAGTGAAAAAATGGATTGAAGATCGAGGGTTGAAACGGGCTGCAGTTACCAATGCTCCGAGACCAAATGCCGAACTCATGATCTCAAGACTTGGCCTGTCAGATTTCTTCGAAGCTGTTATTCTCGGAAGCGAATGTGACCATGCCAAGCCACACCCAGAACCTTACTTGAAAGCCCTTGAAATACTCAATGTATCAAAGGATCACACTTTTGTATTTGAG GACTCTGTTTCGGGAATTAAAGCTGGAGTGGCGGCTGGTATGCCGGTAGTTGGTCTAACTACTAGGAATTCAGAACGCTCTCTGATGGAAGCAAAGCCTACCTTCCTTATAAAGAATTATGATGATCCAAAATTGTGGGCAGCCTTAGAAGAACTTGATAAGAAATCAGGTACTTCTACAGATGCAGCTTGA